In Manduca sexta isolate Smith_Timp_Sample1 unplaced genomic scaffold, JHU_Msex_v1.0 HiC_scaffold_2808, whole genome shotgun sequence, one genomic interval encodes:
- the LOC119192458 gene encoding LOW QUALITY PROTEIN: NAD kinase 2, mitochondrial-like (The sequence of the model RefSeq protein was modified relative to this genomic sequence to represent the inferred CDS: deleted 1 base in 1 codon), whose amino-acid sequence KYIFRRHSHDYIPDAELERILRKRGSDFDTMLSNHRQQKAFEENVATSLKEMGLKVEMASRLTYNEDMIKWCDVVVPCGGDGTFLLAASRVRDANKPVIGFNSAPHKSVGRLCLPTWCSNDVKGALHALKEGRFRWMRRSRIRTTITCEPKLIDTIAPVDLHTLHYCRYPPVPNTEENQEARASQPNNPEQNPKLATKVLPYLALNEVFIGESVTSRVSLLRLQIDNGQWTHTKSSGLCVTTGTGSTSWHFSINCLRTHSVLELMKILSEDFGVNLDTRLEKAREVTERYNEKLMFPPDSEQLAYSVREYITFEEWPAPRGLRVRDRAASVQVKSHCSDAGLVVDGSVSFPFNDGTEAQLEIHPEDSLMTVHMDDALPY is encoded by the exons aaatacatttttcgcAGGCACAGCCACGACTACATACCTGACGCGGAGCTGGAGAGGATACTCCGAAAGCGAGGGTCTGACTTCGACACAATGTTGTCGAACCACAGGCAGCAGAAGGCGTTCGAAGAA AATGTAGCTACCAGCCTGAAGGAGATGGGGCTGAAGGTCGAGATGGCTAGCAG ATTAACATATAACGAAGACATGATCAAATGGTGCGACGTGGTGGTGCCGTGCGGCGGCGACGGCACTTTCCTTCTAGCTGCTTCTAGAGTTAGAGACGCAAA TAAACCAGTGATAGGCTTCAACAGCGCCCCGCACAAGTCGGTCgggcgtctctgcctacccactTGGTGTTCTAATGACGTGAAGGGTGCGCTCCACGCCCTGAAGGAG GGCCGGTTCCGCTGGATGCGCCGCTCGCGGATACGCACCACCATCACCTGCGAGCCGAAGCTGATCGACACCATCGCGCCTGTTGACCTGCACACGCTGCACTATTGCAG ATATCCTCCAGTGCCAAATACAGAAGAGAACCAAGAAGCTAGAGCGTCACAGCCGAACAATCCAGAACAAAACCCTAAACTCGCCACTAAAGTACTCCCGTATTTGGCTCTCAATGAG GTGTTCATAGGCGAGAGCGTGACGTCACGAGTATCCCTACTGAGGCTACAGATCGACAACGGCCAGTGGACGCACACGAAGAGCTCCGGACTGTGCGTCACCACGGGTACGGGAAGCACATCATGGCATTTCAG CATCAACTGTCTCCGCACACACTCCGTGCTGGAGCTGATGAAGATCTTGTCTGAAGACTTCGGCGTGAACCTGGACACTAGGTTGGAGAAGGCGCGCGAGGTCACCGAGAGATACAACGAGAAACTCATGTTTCCGCCAG ACTCGGAGCAGCTGGCGTACTCGGTGCGCGAGTACATAACGTTCGAGGAGTGGCCCGCGCCGCGCGGCCTGCGCGTGCGCGACCGCGCCGCCAGCGTGCAGGTCAAGAGCCACTGCAGCGACGCAG GTCTAGTGGTTGACGGTAGCGTCTCTTTCCCGTTCAATGATGGTACAGAAGCGCAACTCGAGATCCACCCGGAAGACTCCCTGATGACAGTGCACATGGACGACGCCTTACCATATTGA